The following are encoded together in the Bacillus sp. NP157 genome:
- the lptA gene encoding lipopolysaccharide transport periplasmic protein LptA: MPSTPNTSLASAKALLAACGVALFAMAAPAMAKQSDRQQVVDVKAKSFDGSQQPQGIAIYTTGVVITQGTLKVTGVKATVYFDDQNQVTRAVILGSPATIEQQDDQGNWMHGHAANVDYHNDTGIAILTGAAHIDQPTKGTADGDKLTYNTNDSTMTGESNGDATVHMTFQPKTQPGAAPAAKPAAPAATPKKP; this comes from the coding sequence ATGCCGTCCACACCCAATACCAGCCTCGCAAGCGCTAAGGCACTGCTCGCGGCTTGCGGCGTGGCGCTGTTTGCCATGGCCGCCCCCGCGATGGCCAAGCAGTCCGATCGCCAGCAGGTGGTCGACGTCAAGGCAAAGAGCTTCGACGGCAGCCAGCAGCCGCAGGGCATCGCCATCTACACCACCGGCGTCGTGATCACCCAGGGCACCCTGAAGGTCACCGGCGTCAAGGCGACGGTCTACTTCGATGACCAGAACCAGGTCACCCGCGCGGTGATCCTCGGTAGTCCCGCGACCATCGAGCAGCAGGACGACCAGGGCAACTGGATGCACGGCCACGCCGCCAACGTCGATTATCACAACGACACCGGCATCGCGATCCTGACCGGCGCCGCGCATATCGACCAGCCGACCAAGGGCACGGCCGATGGCGACAAGCTCACGTACAACACCAACGACAGCACGATGACCGGCGAGAGCAACGGCGACGCCACCGTGCACATGACCTTCCAGCCGAAGACCCAGCCAGGCGCCGCTCCCGCGGCCAAGCCGGCGGCTCCGGCAGCCACTCCGAAGAAGCCCTGA
- the purM gene encoding phosphoribosylformylglycinamidine cyclo-ligase, protein MSSDQGSLTYRDAGVDIDAGNALVERIKPMVKRTFRPEVMGGLGGFGGLFDLSGRYREPVLVSGTDGVGTKLKLAQQLGRHDTIGIDLVGMCVNDVLVQGAEPLFFLDYFATGKLDVDTAASVVGGIARGCELAGCALIGGETAEMPDMYPPGEYDLAGFTVGAVEKSAMNDGSKIVAGDVILGVASSGPHSNGYSLVRRILERAGSPLDTEVGGVRLVDALMAPTTIYVKPILELIGKVDVHGMAHVTGGGLTENIIRVVPDGLGLSIDASSWELPPVFQWLQREGNVAREEMWRTFNCGIGFTILLAQDQVDAAKAALATHGLDSWVIGSVVAASGSERVHIG, encoded by the coding sequence ATGTCCTCCGACCAGGGCTCCCTCACCTACCGCGACGCAGGCGTCGACATCGACGCTGGCAATGCCCTCGTCGAGCGCATCAAGCCGATGGTGAAGCGCACCTTCCGCCCCGAAGTGATGGGCGGGCTCGGCGGCTTCGGCGGTCTGTTCGACCTGTCCGGCCGCTACCGGGAGCCGGTGCTGGTCTCGGGCACGGACGGCGTCGGCACCAAGCTCAAGCTGGCCCAGCAGCTCGGCCGGCACGACACCATCGGCATCGACCTGGTCGGCATGTGCGTCAACGACGTGCTCGTCCAGGGCGCCGAGCCGCTGTTCTTCCTGGATTATTTCGCGACCGGCAAGCTCGATGTCGACACGGCCGCTTCGGTCGTCGGCGGCATCGCCCGTGGCTGCGAACTGGCCGGTTGCGCCCTGATCGGTGGCGAAACGGCCGAAATGCCGGACATGTACCCGCCGGGCGAGTACGACCTGGCCGGCTTCACCGTCGGCGCGGTCGAAAAGTCGGCGATGAACGACGGCTCGAAGATCGTCGCGGGCGACGTGATCCTCGGCGTGGCCTCGTCGGGTCCGCACTCCAACGGCTATTCGCTGGTCCGCCGCATCCTCGAGCGCGCCGGCTCGCCGCTCGACACCGAGGTCGGTGGCGTCAGGCTGGTCGATGCCCTGATGGCGCCGACCACCATCTACGTCAAGCCGATCCTCGAGCTGATCGGCAAGGTCGACGTGCACGGCATGGCCCACGTCACCGGCGGTGGCCTGACCGAAAACATCATCCGCGTGGTGCCGGACGGCCTCGGCCTGTCCATCGACGCATCCTCGTGGGAGCTGCCGCCGGTGTTCCAGTGGCTGCAGCGCGAAGGCAACGTCGCCCGCGAAGAGATGTGGCGCACGTTCAATTGCGGTATCGGCTTCACCATCCTGCTCGCCCAGGACCAGGTGGATGCCGCGAAGGCCGCACTGGCCACGCACGGCCTCGATAGCTGGGTCATCGGCTCGGTCGTTGCCGCCAGCGGCAGCGAACGCGTCCACATCGGCTGA
- a CDS encoding phosphoribosylglycinamide formyltransferase: protein MDRPLRVAALASGRGSNLGALIAARLPVEFVLVGSDKPAAGALAIAREHGIPTVALKPRDFADRLAFDQALFGALADAKPDLLVLAGYMRIIDASVVADWEGRAINVHPSLLPKYQGLHTHRRCLEAGDNEHGASVHYVTAELDGGPVVAQARISVGPDDTEATLAQRLLVEEHKLLPAVVGAIANGRLRWNGAPLLDGTPLPSPVDITMLL from the coding sequence GTGGATCGGCCCCTGCGCGTCGCCGCGCTCGCCTCCGGGCGCGGCAGCAACCTCGGCGCGCTCATCGCGGCGCGCCTGCCGGTGGAGTTCGTGCTGGTCGGCAGCGACAAGCCGGCCGCCGGCGCGCTTGCCATTGCGCGCGAACATGGCATCCCCACCGTTGCCCTAAAGCCGCGCGACTTCGCCGACCGGCTCGCGTTCGACCAAGCGCTGTTCGGTGCGCTTGCCGACGCGAAGCCCGACCTGCTCGTCCTTGCCGGTTACATGCGGATCATCGATGCGTCGGTGGTCGCGGATTGGGAAGGCCGGGCGATCAACGTTCACCCCTCGCTGCTGCCCAAATACCAGGGCCTGCATACGCACCGTCGCTGCCTTGAAGCAGGCGACAACGAGCACGGCGCCAGCGTGCACTACGTTACCGCTGAACTCGACGGCGGCCCCGTCGTCGCCCAGGCCCGGATCAGCGTCGGGCCCGACGACACCGAAGCCACCCTCGCCCAGCGACTGTTAGTCGAAGAACACAAGCTGCTCCCCGCCGTCGTCGGCGCCATCGCCAACGGCCGCCTCCGCTGGAACGGCGCACCCCTGCTCGACGGCACCCCCCTGCCCTCCCCCGTCGACATCACCATGCTCCTGTAG
- a CDS encoding HAD-IIIA family hydrolase has translation MAYTHYSDIPADVLERAARIRVVVFDVDGTLTDGRLWYAEDGRETKVFHVHDGLGLKRLQENGIKVAIITARISHPVSLRAEELGIQHVYQGQKDKRATLNALVEALRLEPGQAAFVGDDLPDLPAMGICGLAVAVANAHPWVAERAHWRTRLSGGYGAAREVADMLLAAQGKAEAERDRWL, from the coding sequence ATGGCCTACACCCACTACTCCGACATTCCCGCCGACGTCCTCGAACGCGCCGCCCGCATCCGCGTGGTGGTGTTCGACGTCGATGGCACGCTGACCGACGGCCGCCTCTGGTACGCCGAAGACGGCCGCGAAACCAAGGTTTTCCACGTCCACGACGGCCTCGGGCTGAAGCGCCTACAGGAAAACGGCATCAAGGTCGCGATCATCACCGCCCGGATCAGCCACCCCGTCTCGCTTCGCGCCGAGGAGCTGGGGATCCAGCACGTCTACCAGGGCCAGAAGGACAAGCGCGCGACGCTCAACGCACTCGTCGAAGCCCTTCGCCTCGAGCCCGGCCAGGCCGCCTTCGTCGGCGACGACCTGCCCGACCTGCCCGCGATGGGTATCTGTGGGCTGGCCGTGGCCGTGGCCAATGCCCATCCCTGGGTGGCCGAGCGCGCCCACTGGCGCACCCGCCTGAGCGGTGGCTACGGCGCCGCCCGCGAGGTGGCCGACATGCTGCTGGCTGCGCAGGGCAAGGCCGAAGCCGAGCGGGATCGCTGGCTGTGA
- a CDS encoding DUF3108 domain-containing protein → MKTTLLRAGLGLALALPATAFAADVPQSFTATYNVLQGGSPLGEATLTLKPAGNGQFEYSNKVTGTSGLAAALGASSSEVSVFTWVGKVPQAVSYKYDLQAFKPKTRSLTVKGNTVAVQDNSKSFSYPAQPGMVDRNTLPLALGVALHGGAKGATFPVGVKQSIETQVFKVAASEKVTVPAGSFTAERVDRTDQDRGFNAWYVPAKYPVPVKLAQKDGGDLTLELVKFQGQ, encoded by the coding sequence ATGAAAACCACCCTCCTCCGCGCCGGCCTTGGCCTGGCCCTCGCCCTGCCTGCCACCGCGTTCGCCGCGGACGTGCCGCAGTCCTTCACCGCCACCTACAACGTGCTGCAGGGCGGCTCGCCGCTCGGCGAGGCGACCCTGACGCTGAAGCCGGCCGGCAATGGTCAGTTCGAATACAGCAACAAGGTGACCGGCACGTCGGGCCTCGCCGCCGCCCTCGGCGCCAGCAGCTCGGAAGTCTCGGTATTCACCTGGGTGGGCAAGGTGCCGCAGGCCGTCTCGTACAAGTACGACCTGCAGGCGTTCAAGCCGAAGACCCGCTCGCTGACGGTCAAGGGCAACACGGTTGCCGTGCAGGACAACAGCAAGTCGTTCTCGTACCCGGCGCAGCCCGGCATGGTCGACCGCAACACCCTGCCGCTCGCGCTCGGCGTCGCGCTGCATGGTGGCGCGAAGGGCGCCACGTTCCCGGTCGGCGTGAAGCAGTCGATCGAGACGCAGGTGTTCAAGGTGGCCGCCAGCGAGAAGGTCACCGTGCCGGCCGGTTCGTTCACCGCCGAGCGCGTCGACCGCACCGACCAGGACCGCGGCTTCAACGCCTGGTACGTCCCGGCGAAGTATCCGGTGCCGGTGAAGCTGGCGCAGAAAGATGGCGGCGATTTGACGCTGGAGCTGGTTAAGTTCCAGGGGCAGTAG
- the lptB gene encoding LPS export ABC transporter ATP-binding protein, whose amino-acid sequence MLSAQGLQKRFRARQVVRDFAFSIREGEVVGLLGPNGAGKTTCFYMVVGLIQADAGQIKLDQQDITGLPMHARAKLGIGYLPQEASVFRRLSVSDNILAVLELRENMTQKQREDELESLLDELKIAHIAEQKGISLSGGERRRVEIARALAARPRYMLLDEPFAGVDPISVGEIQRIVRHLKERGIGVLITDHNVRETLGICDRAYILNDGEVLSRGTPQHILADEKVREVYLGREFKI is encoded by the coding sequence ATGCTTTCAGCCCAAGGCCTGCAGAAGCGTTTCCGCGCCCGCCAGGTGGTGCGCGATTTCGCGTTCTCCATCCGCGAAGGTGAAGTGGTTGGCCTGCTCGGCCCCAACGGGGCCGGCAAGACCACCTGCTTCTACATGGTGGTCGGCCTGATCCAGGCGGACGCTGGCCAGATCAAGCTCGACCAGCAGGACATCACCGGCCTGCCGATGCATGCCCGCGCCAAGCTCGGCATCGGCTACCTGCCGCAGGAAGCGTCGGTGTTCCGCCGCCTCAGCGTGTCGGACAACATCCTCGCCGTGCTCGAGCTGCGCGAGAACATGACGCAGAAGCAGCGCGAAGACGAACTGGAAAGCCTGCTCGACGAACTGAAGATCGCGCACATCGCCGAACAGAAGGGCATCAGCCTTTCCGGTGGCGAGCGTCGACGCGTGGAAATCGCGCGCGCGCTGGCGGCACGCCCGCGTTACATGCTGCTCGACGAACCGTTCGCCGGCGTCGACCCGATCTCGGTCGGTGAAATCCAGCGCATCGTCCGGCACCTGAAGGAACGCGGCATCGGCGTGCTGATCACCGACCACAACGTGCGCGAGACGCTCGGCATCTGTGACCGCGCCTACATCCTCAACGATGGCGAAGTGCTGTCGCGCGGCACGCCGCAGCACATCCTGGCCGACGAGAAGGTCCGCGAGGTGTACCTGGGCCGCGAGTTCAAGATCTGA
- a CDS encoding AI-2E family transporter, giving the protein MAPDTSRRWQMLALVGVVVFVIWLLAPVLMPFALAAMLAYLGDPLADRLQRLGMGRAWAVSIVFTVITIIFIGVLLLLVPLIQTQVENLITNLPHYVEWMRSVALPWVQQRLHMDPATFDTDSVLTAIREHIGSIGSIAARTLQRITQSGMGIITWMTNLVLIPVVAFYLLRDWDTMIAHIQRLIPRSVEPTVVRLSRESDQVLGAFVRGQLLVMLALGVFYGLGLTLVGISIGPLIGMVAGLLSFVPYLGFMIGFVAALVAALVQYGDWSHVIMVGVVFTIGQLLEGYVLVPRLVGGKIGLHPVAVIFAVLAGGHLFGFLGVLLALPAASVVVVLLRYVFARYRESDLYMEPAPVAARQAVEVDVDVDVTVNRRDGGSILPPGDGRP; this is encoded by the coding sequence ATGGCTCCGGATACCTCTCGCCGCTGGCAGATGCTGGCCCTGGTGGGCGTGGTCGTTTTCGTGATCTGGCTGCTGGCGCCGGTGCTGATGCCGTTCGCGCTGGCGGCCATGCTGGCCTACCTGGGCGACCCGCTCGCCGACCGCCTGCAGCGGCTCGGCATGGGCCGGGCGTGGGCGGTGAGCATCGTGTTCACCGTCATCACGATCATCTTCATCGGCGTGCTCTTGCTGCTGGTCCCGTTGATCCAGACCCAGGTCGAGAACCTCATCACCAACCTGCCGCACTACGTGGAGTGGATGCGTAGTGTCGCGCTGCCGTGGGTGCAGCAGCGCCTGCACATGGATCCGGCAACGTTCGATACGGACAGCGTGCTGACCGCGATTCGCGAGCACATCGGTTCGATCGGATCGATCGCGGCGCGCACCCTGCAGCGGATCACCCAGTCGGGCATGGGCATCATCACCTGGATGACCAACCTCGTGCTGATCCCGGTGGTGGCGTTCTACCTGCTGCGCGACTGGGACACGATGATCGCGCACATCCAGCGACTGATCCCCCGTTCGGTCGAACCGACCGTGGTGCGGCTGTCGCGCGAGTCGGACCAGGTGCTGGGCGCCTTCGTGCGTGGGCAGCTGCTGGTGATGCTGGCGCTGGGCGTGTTCTACGGCCTCGGCCTGACCCTGGTCGGCATCTCGATCGGTCCGCTTATCGGCATGGTCGCCGGCCTGCTCAGCTTCGTGCCCTACCTTGGCTTCATGATCGGCTTCGTGGCGGCGCTGGTGGCCGCGCTGGTCCAGTACGGCGACTGGAGCCACGTGATCATGGTCGGCGTGGTGTTCACCATCGGCCAGTTGCTCGAAGGCTACGTGCTGGTGCCTCGCCTGGTCGGCGGCAAGATCGGCCTGCATCCGGTGGCGGTGATCTTCGCCGTGCTGGCGGGCGGCCACCTGTTCGGGTTCCTCGGCGTGCTGCTCGCCCTGCCGGCGGCGTCGGTCGTGGTGGTGCTGCTGCGCTATGTGTTTGCCCGCTATCGCGAGAGCGACCTGTACATGGAGCCGGCGCCCGTCGCCGCGCGCCAGGCTGTCGAGGTGGATGTCGACGTAGACGTCACCGTGAATCGGCGCGATGGCGGTTCGATCCTGCCGCCGGGCGATGGCCGTCCATGA
- a CDS encoding DUF2066 domain-containing protein yields the protein MTMRAARSLGFLMLLLLAAIGPAVAQTAMYTVSVPVADTSAAVRDQAFANGLTQVLARASNGADPRAKQGYADAMKQPGGLVQQYQYQRTGGANGAPLALEITFDPGAIRRVLAVGDAAAAAPKPPVLVIAHDATGKNLTMQDLAPLAQMADARGYQIVTPKADTPVDAKALAAGDTSAVATAARQYNTATVLVGTVRDDGTEWTLVNAGRVSSWSDSGEARAALLSNGANAMADKLDHSFTAASGGATSGKVWVTGLHSATDYAGLLATFQNDPSIKSVAPLGASADGVLLNVNASAPVARLIAGYAAGGHILAADAHDGADLAVRWVP from the coding sequence ATGACCATGCGCGCAGCCCGTTCGCTCGGATTCCTGATGCTTTTGCTGCTGGCCGCCATCGGCCCGGCGGTCGCGCAGACGGCTATGTACACGGTCTCCGTGCCGGTGGCGGACACCAGTGCGGCGGTGCGCGACCAGGCCTTCGCCAACGGGCTGACCCAGGTCCTGGCCCGCGCCAGCAACGGCGCCGACCCCCGCGCCAAGCAGGGTTACGCCGATGCGATGAAGCAGCCGGGCGGCCTGGTCCAGCAGTACCAGTACCAGCGAACCGGCGGTGCCAACGGTGCCCCGCTGGCGCTCGAGATCACCTTCGACCCGGGTGCGATTCGCCGCGTCCTGGCGGTCGGCGACGCCGCCGCGGCGGCGCCGAAGCCGCCCGTGCTGGTCATTGCCCACGACGCCACGGGCAAGAACCTCACCATGCAGGACCTTGCGCCGCTGGCGCAGATGGCCGATGCCCGCGGCTACCAGATCGTGACGCCGAAGGCGGATACCCCGGTGGACGCAAAGGCCCTGGCCGCCGGCGATACCTCGGCCGTGGCCACGGCGGCCCGCCAGTACAACACCGCCACGGTGCTGGTCGGCACGGTGCGCGACGATGGTACCGAGTGGACCCTCGTGAACGCGGGGCGCGTGTCCAGCTGGTCGGACAGCGGCGAAGCCCGCGCGGCCCTGTTGAGCAACGGCGCAAACGCCATGGCCGACAAGCTCGACCACTCGTTCACCGCCGCATCCGGTGGTGCGACGAGCGGCAAGGTCTGGGTCACCGGGCTGCACTCGGCCACCGACTACGCGGGCCTGCTCGCCACCTTCCAGAACGACCCGTCGATCAAGTCGGTGGCGCCGCTGGGCGCTTCGGCCGACGGCGTGCTGCTCAACGTGAACGCGAGCGCGCCGGTGGCCCGCCTGATCGCGGGCTACGCGGCCGGCGGCCACATCCTGGCGGCCGACGCGCACGACGGCGCCGACCTCGCCGTACGCTGGGTACCCTGA
- a CDS encoding KpsF/GutQ family sugar-phosphate isomerase, producing MNARTAPPADHPLVNAETVVRSARTVIATEAAAIRGLERRIDASFVQACQMILACKGRVVVSGMGKSGHIARKIAATLASTGTPSFFVHPGEASHGDLGMIQPDDILLAISYSGETDELLFILPAIKRQGIPLIAITGNPRSSLASQAEVNIDGNVASEACPHGLAPTASTTAALVLGDALAVALLEARGFTSDDFARSHPAGSLGRRLLLHIADVMHAGDDVPRVPVTATLSEALVEMTRKHLGMTAVVEPDGRLLGVFTDGDLRRALDDEGVDLRGATVAQLMTRGPKTIGSDKLAVEAAQLMEKHQIHALLVTDPDGRVVGALNIHDLLRARVV from the coding sequence ATGAACGCCCGCACTGCCCCGCCAGCCGACCACCCCCTCGTGAACGCGGAAACCGTGGTGCGCAGCGCGCGCACGGTCATCGCGACCGAGGCGGCCGCCATCCGGGGCCTGGAGCGGCGCATCGACGCCTCGTTCGTCCAGGCCTGCCAGATGATCCTGGCATGCAAGGGCCGGGTGGTGGTGTCGGGCATGGGCAAGTCGGGGCATATCGCCCGCAAGATCGCTGCCACCCTCGCCTCCACCGGCACGCCGTCGTTCTTCGTCCACCCGGGCGAGGCGAGCCACGGCGACCTCGGCATGATCCAGCCGGACGACATCCTGCTGGCGATCTCGTACTCCGGTGAAACCGACGAGCTGCTGTTCATCCTGCCCGCGATCAAGCGCCAGGGCATTCCCCTGATCGCGATCACGGGCAACCCGCGCTCCTCCCTGGCCAGCCAGGCCGAGGTCAACATCGATGGCAACGTGGCCTCGGAAGCCTGCCCGCACGGCCTGGCGCCCACCGCCAGTACCACGGCCGCGCTGGTCCTTGGCGACGCCCTGGCAGTCGCCCTGCTCGAAGCCCGCGGCTTCACCTCCGACGACTTCGCCCGTTCCCATCCGGCTGGCAGCCTCGGCCGGCGCCTCCTGCTGCACATCGCCGACGTGATGCACGCGGGCGACGACGTGCCGCGGGTGCCGGTCACCGCCACCCTCAGCGAAGCCCTCGTGGAGATGACCCGCAAGCACCTGGGCATGACCGCCGTGGTCGAGCCGGACGGTCGCCTGCTCGGCGTCTTCACCGACGGTGACCTGCGTCGCGCCCTGGACGACGAGGGCGTGGACCTGCGCGGCGCCACCGTGGCGCAGCTGATGACCCGCGGCCCGAAGACGATCGGCTCGGACAAGCTGGCCGTCGAAGCCGCCCAGTTGATGGAAAAGCACCAGATCCATGCGCTGCTGGTCACCGACCCCGACGGGCGCGTGGTCGGCGCACTGAACATCCACGACCTGCTCCGCGCCCGCGTCGTCTGA
- the murA gene encoding UDP-N-acetylglucosamine 1-carboxyvinyltransferase produces the protein MAKILISGGQPLNGEVSISGAKNAVLPILASCLLADEPVSIGNVPHLHDVTTFIELLGRMGVRVVLDDRMKMHIDPRPENSCVAPYELVRTMRASILVLGPLVARYGKAEVSLPGGCAIGSRPVDQHIRGLQALGADITVENGFIKAKAGRLKGARIVMDMVTVTGTENILMAATLASGTTIIENAAQEPEVVDLAHCLMAMGAKIDGIGTSTLIVEGVERLHGAHYEVLPDRIETGTFLVGAAMTGGKVRARGARADTLDAVLQKLEESGAHISTGKDWIELDMQGRRPKAVNLVTAPYPAFPTDMQAQFTALNCVAEGVGVITETVFENRFMHALELQRLGADIRLEGNTAIITGVPKMSGAPIMATDLRASACLVLAGLVAEGDTTVDRVYHIDRGYENIEEKLGVLGARIRRLPG, from the coding sequence ATGGCAAAGATCCTTATCAGCGGCGGCCAGCCGCTCAACGGTGAGGTGAGCATCAGCGGCGCCAAGAACGCCGTGCTCCCCATCCTCGCTTCCTGCCTGCTGGCGGACGAACCGGTCAGCATCGGCAACGTGCCGCACCTGCACGACGTCACCACCTTCATCGAGCTGCTCGGCCGGATGGGCGTGCGCGTGGTCCTCGACGACCGCATGAAGATGCACATCGACCCGCGCCCGGAAAACAGCTGCGTGGCGCCGTACGAGCTGGTCCGCACCATGCGTGCGTCCATCCTCGTCCTGGGCCCGCTGGTCGCGCGCTACGGCAAGGCCGAAGTGTCGCTGCCGGGTGGCTGCGCCATCGGTTCGCGTCCGGTCGACCAGCACATCCGTGGCCTGCAGGCGCTCGGTGCCGACATCACGGTCGAAAACGGCTTCATCAAGGCGAAGGCTGGCCGGCTGAAGGGCGCTCGCATCGTGATGGACATGGTGACCGTCACCGGCACTGAGAACATCCTGATGGCGGCGACGCTGGCGTCGGGCACCACGATCATCGAGAACGCCGCGCAGGAACCGGAAGTGGTCGACCTTGCGCATTGCCTGATGGCGATGGGCGCGAAGATCGACGGCATCGGCACCTCCACCCTGATCGTCGAAGGTGTCGAGCGCCTGCACGGCGCGCACTACGAAGTGCTGCCGGATCGCATCGAGACCGGCACCTTCCTCGTTGGCGCGGCGATGACCGGCGGCAAGGTGCGTGCGCGCGGCGCGCGTGCCGACACGCTGGACGCGGTGCTGCAGAAGCTGGAGGAATCCGGCGCGCACATCAGCACCGGCAAGGACTGGATCGAACTGGACATGCAGGGGCGCCGGCCGAAGGCCGTCAACCTGGTGACCGCGCCGTATCCCGCGTTCCCGACCGACATGCAGGCGCAGTTCACCGCGCTCAACTGCGTCGCCGAAGGCGTGGGCGTGATCACCGAGACGGTGTTCGAAAACCGCTTCATGCACGCGCTGGAACTGCAGCGCCTGGGTGCGGACATCCGCCTGGAAGGCAACACCGCGATCATCACCGGCGTGCCGAAGATGAGCGGCGCACCGATCATGGCCACCGACCTGCGTGCTTCCGCGTGCCTGGTGCTGGCCGGCCTCGTCGCCGAGGGCGACACCACGGTCGACCGCGTGTACCACATCGATCGCGGCTACGAGAACATCGAGGAAAAGCTCGGCGTCCTCGGCGCCCGCATCCGCCGCCTCCCCGGCTAA
- a CDS encoding BolA/IbaG family iron-sulfur metabolism protein yields MDASRIQALIEAGLPGARVDVRGDDGVHFEAEVISAQFAGKLPLARHRLVYATLGDLMGGAIHALGLKTLTPEEAAGRP; encoded by the coding sequence ATGGACGCTTCGCGCATCCAGGCATTGATCGAAGCCGGCCTGCCCGGCGCCCGGGTGGACGTGCGCGGCGACGACGGCGTTCACTTTGAAGCCGAGGTCATCTCGGCACAGTTCGCCGGCAAGTTGCCCCTCGCTCGCCACCGCCTCGTCTACGCCACCCTCGGTGACCTGATGGGCGGCGCCATCCACGCACTGGGCCTGAAGACCCTCACCCCGGAAGAAGCCGCCGGCCGCCCCTGA
- the lptC gene encoding LPS export ABC transporter periplasmic protein LptC — translation MSALNLFKDRSAASVVGILAAVLGASVLLYYWVAPEKKVDDFIGPPRSGYVLTNFDLDSYNEEGKPAFKLIAPHLERREGDESLYINAPNFVLPSTKEADVPPWKGHSQYGWVNKDGSLLKLQGIVHMDRIAFQNSPPASIDTSEVTAWPKENRLETAEAARIVQGTSTMDGVGMRANLDTKHLELLDAVHTQYQPRKR, via the coding sequence GTGAGCGCCCTGAACCTGTTCAAGGATCGCAGCGCCGCCAGCGTCGTGGGCATCCTTGCCGCCGTGCTCGGGGCGAGCGTGCTGCTGTATTACTGGGTTGCGCCGGAGAAGAAGGTCGACGACTTCATCGGACCGCCGCGCTCCGGCTACGTGCTGACCAACTTCGACCTCGATTCCTACAACGAGGAAGGCAAGCCCGCCTTCAAGCTCATCGCGCCCCACCTGGAGCGTCGCGAGGGCGACGAGTCGCTCTACATCAATGCGCCCAACTTCGTGCTGCCCTCGACCAAGGAAGCCGACGTGCCGCCGTGGAAGGGCCATTCGCAGTACGGCTGGGTCAACAAGGACGGCAGCCTGCTCAAGCTGCAGGGCATCGTCCACATGGATCGCATCGCCTTCCAGAACAGCCCGCCCGCCAGCATCGACACCTCCGAAGTGACCGCGTGGCCGAAGGAGAACCGTCTGGAAACGGCCGAGGCGGCGCGTATCGTTCAGGGAACCTCTACAATGGATGGCGTAGGTATGCGCGCCAATCTCGACACCAAGCACCTGGAGCTCCTCGATGCCGTCCACACCCAATACCAGCCTCGCAAGCGCTAA